One genomic window of Nitrososphaera sp. includes the following:
- the argC gene encoding N-acetyl-gamma-glutamyl-phosphate reductase yields MTKVGVVGASGYVGGELLRLLVTHPKVEISMVTSRQKAGEYVQRVHPSLKGFIDLTFSPMDMDKLSSACDLVFTSVPHGKANKIVKDLYDRGMKVIDLSADFRLKNPKDYVKWYGWEHPFPEMLSKSVYGVPEFHRDEIKKAQLVSCPGCMAVTSLLALKPLIENNLIDTEHLVVDSKIGSSGAGQKANAGTHHAMRYGVVRPYKPAKHRHTGEIEQELSSIAKKHIHVSMSPHAVNIVRGILTTNHTFLKRDVEELDLWKMYRASFKGEPFVRLIRDKKGLYKFPDPKFVVGSNFCDVGFDIDQDNHRVVALSASDNLMKGAAGSAIQNMNVMAGYEETEGLKFTPLTPV; encoded by the coding sequence ATGACAAAGGTAGGAGTCGTAGGAGCATCGGGCTACGTCGGCGGCGAACTGCTGAGGCTGCTGGTCACCCATCCAAAGGTCGAGATTTCCATGGTTACCTCAAGGCAGAAGGCCGGCGAGTACGTCCAGCGCGTCCATCCTAGCCTCAAGGGCTTTATCGATCTCACGTTTTCGCCGATGGACATGGACAAGCTCTCAAGCGCCTGCGACCTTGTCTTTACCTCAGTCCCCCACGGCAAGGCAAACAAGATTGTGAAGGACCTTTACGACAGGGGCATGAAGGTAATCGATCTCTCCGCCGACTTTAGGCTCAAGAACCCCAAGGACTACGTCAAGTGGTACGGCTGGGAACACCCCTTCCCCGAGATGCTCAGCAAGTCTGTTTACGGCGTGCCGGAGTTCCACCGGGACGAGATAAAAAAGGCCCAGCTTGTTTCGTGCCCCGGCTGCATGGCCGTGACTTCGCTTCTTGCGCTAAAGCCGCTTATAGAGAATAATCTTATTGATACCGAGCACTTGGTGGTCGACAGCAAGATAGGCTCCTCGGGCGCGGGCCAGAAGGCAAACGCCGGCACGCACCACGCAATGCGCTACGGAGTCGTCAGGCCGTACAAGCCTGCAAAGCACAGGCACACCGGGGAGATTGAACAGGAGCTCTCCTCGATAGCCAAGAAGCATATTCACGTAAGCATGAGCCCGCACGCGGTAAACATTGTCCGCGGAATCCTTACTACAAACCACACCTTCCTCAAGCGCGACGTTGAGGAGCTAGACCTCTGGAAGATGTACCGCGCCTCCTTCAAGGGCGAGCCCTTTGTCCGGCTCATACGCGACAAGAAGGGGCTGTACAAGTTCCCAGATCCCAAGTTTGTGGTGGGCTCGAACTTTTGCGACGTCGGCTTTGACATAGACCAGGACAACCACCGCGTCGTCGCGCTTTCTGCGTCTGACAACCTCATGAAGGGCGCCGCCGGCTCGGCCATCCAGAACATGAACGTCATGGCCGGCTACGAGGAAACCGAAGGGCTCAAGTTCACCCCGCTTACTCCGGTATGA
- a CDS encoding fibronectin type III domain-containing protein — protein MSTSSFLQKVSAASIPDAPTNLTLSANATSITLHWNTPASDGGSPITGYKIDTLATAVLPTKDANTSSFQWGPVLISNTQSPDTFFVDKRVVPTCYEYYRVSAINSAGTGMPSNVAMAHFVSLYGTITDATASCGINAFDLAIDSSGNFALASNAKVLVFDKNGLLKNTVQPLSNGKGNFARATGVAFDKSGNLYVADAFNAKIYKFDPSGKLLNSFGSRGTGDGQFGSPFQVILDNASNFYVLEGSPNAIGPNSNNRVQEFDSNGNYLRTLASRNQIANPVGVAVDKSNNLYITENIPSNSSVVKLDSNGNFVSRVIASNGRGLDNGTSLISPAKLVVDSGGNIYVLDKGYIKEYKSDGTFVSSSPTRTNYGAFIAIDSSDNVYSLKGVPAIGPVIGSTMGSYEDTRVAQVNSGESVVPEFGMVAASVLASSVIAVVLIMRFSGRLQGLPQK, from the coding sequence ATGTCGACAAGCAGTTTCTTGCAAAAAGTCTCAGCTGCTTCAATCCCGGATGCTCCAACCAATCTTACGCTCAGCGCAAATGCTACCAGCATTACTCTCCATTGGAATACTCCCGCATCAGATGGAGGGTCTCCAATCACAGGATACAAAATAGACACTCTAGCAACAGCAGTTTTGCCAACTAAAGACGCAAACACGAGCTCATTTCAATGGGGTCCTGTCCTGATATCAAATACGCAATCCCCTGATACTTTCTTTGTTGACAAACGGGTTGTCCCGACCTGCTACGAGTACTATAGAGTATCGGCAATAAATTCTGCAGGAACTGGCATGCCATCAAATGTAGCAATGGCGCATTTTGTATCGCTGTATGGCACAATTACAGATGCCACAGCCAGCTGTGGCATTAACGCTTTCGATCTTGCAATAGATAGCTCTGGCAACTTTGCACTTGCCTCAAACGCTAAAGTTCTTGTGTTTGACAAGAACGGTCTATTAAAAAACACAGTTCAGCCACTCTCTAATGGCAAGGGCAACTTTGCCCGTGCAACCGGTGTTGCGTTTGACAAGTCAGGGAACTTGTATGTTGCCGACGCGTTCAATGCAAAAATCTACAAGTTTGATCCCAGTGGAAAACTATTGAATTCATTTGGTTCGAGGGGCACGGGCGACGGTCAATTCGGCTCCCCATTTCAGGTAATTTTAGATAATGCTAGCAACTTTTACGTCCTTGAGGGTTCTCCAAATGCGATAGGTCCAAATTCAAATAACCGAGTCCAAGAGTTCGATTCGAATGGAAACTACCTGAGGACTCTTGCATCCCGCAACCAGATTGCAAATCCAGTTGGGGTTGCCGTTGACAAATCCAATAACCTGTATATTACTGAAAATATCCCGAGCAATTCTTCAGTAGTGAAGCTTGATTCTAATGGAAACTTTGTTTCACGGGTTATAGCATCAAACGGTCGTGGTCTGGACAATGGAACTTCTCTGATTAGCCCTGCAAAGTTGGTGGTTGACAGCGGTGGAAACATTTACGTTCTTGACAAGGGCTACATCAAAGAATACAAGTCAGACGGAACTTTTGTTTCATCGTCGCCCACGCGTACCAATTATGGCGCATTCATCGCAATTGACAGTTCCGACAACGTGTATTCCTTGAAGGGAGTACCAGCTATTGGTCCAGTTATTGGCTCAACAATGGGCTCGTACGAAGACACCCGCGTCGCGCAGGTCAATTCTGGTGAATCCGTCGTTCCGGAATTTGGCATGGTCGCAGCAAGCGTACTCGCATCGTCAGTCATTGCTGTGGTGCTGATAATGCGTTTTTCCGGGCGCCTACAGGGCTTGCCTCAAAAGTAG
- a CDS encoding ACT domain-containing protein: MLVSDRSITNAVKEVVSGDLSFQDSLQRDYCNISALARIIKPQVDKMLDRNTSIESIVTALKRSRLDYEVPERPIASILAASTISVKTDVAKLSAKKSKKNIEKVAKSLTQSVDSFTSVSESIMSITLVFDDTLLKDVREMFSDDDILEVEDDLAAIIIHSPEEIIKTPGCAIAFYNQLARRHINIEDTVSCYTDTIVLVRMDQVGKAFNALTDLISSSRKLPKKKQAHK; the protein is encoded by the coding sequence ATGTTGGTCAGCGATAGATCTATTACAAATGCAGTAAAGGAAGTGGTGAGCGGCGACCTTTCGTTCCAGGATTCTCTGCAGAGGGACTACTGCAACATAAGCGCTCTGGCCAGGATAATAAAGCCGCAGGTGGACAAGATGCTTGACAGGAACACGAGCATAGAGAGCATCGTCACGGCGCTCAAGCGGTCCCGGCTTGACTACGAGGTCCCGGAGAGGCCCATTGCGTCCATACTTGCCGCAAGCACAATAAGCGTCAAGACGGATGTCGCCAAGCTCTCGGCCAAAAAGAGCAAGAAAAATATCGAGAAAGTGGCAAAATCGCTCACCCAGAGCGTCGACAGCTTCACCAGCGTTTCTGAGAGCATAATGTCGATAACGCTGGTATTTGATGACACGCTGCTAAAGGACGTAAGGGAGATGTTCTCAGACGACGACATCCTGGAAGTCGAGGACGACCTGGCGGCGATTATCATTCACAGTCCCGAGGAAATCATCAAGACCCCGGGCTGCGCGATAGCGTTCTACAACCAGCTTGCGCGCAGGCACATCAACATCGAAGACACGGTGAGCTGCTATACCGACACAATAGTCCTTGTAAGGATGGACCAGGTTGGCAAGGCATTTAACGCGCTGACTGACCTTATCTCAAGTTCCCGCAAGCTGCCAAAGAAAAAGCAGGCGCACAAGTAG
- a CDS encoding adenylate/guanylate cyclase domain-containing protein — MLSPTREPVAVQERVRQTLERGVQIDLSTEPCKRFLRRHVNSKVAVGILYVDIDGSTKMSMSLPAPKFALMLQIFSQEMSLLISEFGGYPLKYVGDAVIALFPGQHNGVQTSKSALDCAAEMQQIVRTSINPEFKSHSLPEIKIKVSLEYGELLVVLYGKSIERSHIDIVGPSISMAAKMLSLAHSDNIMMGNSIYSKLASDKSGKYRFSEVRTTPAEWSYQDEKHGGRYKLYQLE, encoded by the coding sequence TTGCTTTCTCCAACTCGGGAACCGGTGGCAGTCCAAGAAAGGGTCAGGCAGACACTTGAAAGAGGCGTTCAAATCGACCTTTCAACTGAACCCTGCAAGCGGTTTCTGCGCAGGCACGTAAATTCCAAGGTCGCGGTGGGTATCCTGTATGTGGACATTGACGGATCCACGAAAATGAGCATGTCGCTCCCTGCCCCCAAGTTCGCCCTCATGCTTCAGATTTTTTCGCAGGAGATGAGCCTGCTTATTTCTGAATTTGGAGGCTATCCGCTCAAGTATGTTGGCGACGCTGTCATTGCCCTTTTTCCGGGACAGCATAACGGCGTCCAGACTTCAAAGAGCGCGCTGGACTGCGCGGCAGAGATGCAGCAAATAGTCAGGACATCAATCAACCCGGAGTTCAAGTCTCACTCGCTTCCTGAAATCAAGATCAAGGTCTCGCTTGAATACGGAGAGCTGCTGGTGGTGCTTTACGGAAAGAGCATCGAGCGATCGCACATTGACATTGTCGGCCCAAGCATCAGCATGGCCGCAAAGATGCTGTCGCTTGCACACTCTGACAACATCATGATGGGCAACTCGATTTACAGCAAGCTTGCATCCGACAAGTCGGGCAAGTATAGATTTTCAGAGGTCAGAACGACCCCCGCGGAGTGGTCGTACCAAGACGAGAAGCATGGCGGCAGGTACAAGCTCTATCAGCTCGAATAA
- a CDS encoding argininosuccinate synthase: MARGTAVLAYSGGLDTSVCIRYIQTLHKLDVITVTVDVGQDDDFGEIEQRAKTIGAIKHVYIDAKQEFAADYVTPSIKANGLYQSKYPLATALARPLIAAKAVEVAEKECAEAIAHGCTGKGNDQIRFDVTMRALSPRLKIIAPIRDMNLTRDVEIEFAKEQSIPISSEAKKYSIDLNLWGRAVEGGNIEDPYFEPQQDAFEFVDLQNTKAGYIEITFDAGVPVAADGKEMPLTDLISYVNDRAGSHGVGIVDHIEDRVVGIKSREVYEAPAAVTIIEAHKDLEKMVLTKHELAFKRSVDEQWSWLCYSGLWQDPLRTDLDRFIDATQIRVSGKVKLKMQSGSLRVVGRESRYSLYKNDLATYAAGSTFDQSLAKGFVELWGLQSITANSVASQGQTRLNEKSPKGRGA; the protein is encoded by the coding sequence ATGGCACGCGGCACTGCTGTCCTGGCATATTCTGGAGGCCTCGACACTTCCGTCTGCATAAGGTACATCCAGACATTGCACAAGCTCGACGTTATCACGGTAACAGTCGACGTCGGCCAGGACGACGACTTTGGCGAGATAGAGCAGAGGGCCAAGACTATTGGCGCCATAAAGCACGTCTATATCGATGCCAAGCAAGAGTTTGCCGCGGACTATGTCACGCCAAGCATCAAGGCAAACGGGCTGTACCAGTCAAAGTATCCCCTTGCGACTGCGCTTGCCAGGCCGCTAATTGCCGCAAAGGCAGTCGAAGTGGCTGAAAAGGAGTGCGCCGAGGCAATCGCGCATGGCTGTACGGGCAAGGGAAACGACCAGATAAGGTTCGACGTCACAATGCGCGCGCTGAGCCCCCGCCTGAAGATTATCGCGCCCATCAGGGACATGAATCTGACAAGGGACGTAGAGATAGAATTTGCAAAAGAACAGTCCATACCGATAAGCTCCGAGGCAAAAAAGTACAGCATCGACCTGAATCTGTGGGGCCGCGCGGTCGAGGGCGGCAACATAGAGGATCCGTACTTTGAGCCCCAGCAGGACGCGTTCGAGTTTGTCGATCTGCAGAATACCAAGGCAGGCTATATCGAGATCACGTTTGATGCCGGAGTGCCTGTTGCAGCGGATGGAAAGGAAATGCCACTTACCGACCTTATCTCCTATGTGAACGACAGGGCAGGTTCGCACGGCGTCGGAATAGTCGACCACATCGAGGACAGGGTCGTCGGGATAAAGTCGCGTGAGGTCTACGAAGCCCCGGCGGCAGTCACGATAATTGAGGCGCATAAGGATCTTGAAAAGATGGTGCTGACAAAGCACGAACTGGCGTTTAAGAGAAGCGTCGATGAGCAATGGAGCTGGCTGTGCTACTCCGGCCTCTGGCAGGATCCTCTGCGCACGGATCTGGATAGGTTTATAGATGCGACTCAGATCCGCGTTAGCGGAAAAGTAAAACTAAAGATGCAGAGTGGATCTCTCCGCGTCGTTGGCCGCGAATCACGCTACTCACTTTACAAAAACGATCTGGCAACCTATGCCGCCGGGTCCACCTTTGACCAGAGTCTGGCCAAGGGGTTCGTAGAGCTCTGGGGACTGCAGTCTATAACGGCAAATTCGGTTGCAAGCCAGGGGCAGACAAGGCTGAACGAAAAATCTCCTAAAGGGAGGGGGGCATAA
- the lysX gene encoding lysine biosynthesis protein LysX, which produces MVEVCIIYDKVRFEEKALYEKAQQKGIKAQIVDAKSVVVSTESKKKDFQLGDVILQRSVSHYRGLYLTACLEFLGFRVINKFKVGETCGNKLLTSLVLAKSRIPTPRTQFAFSSESAISSIQKTGFPLVLKPIVGSWGRGVFPLRDDEMANVIVEMREEDDNPLARIYYIQEMIERPPRDIRCIVVGDEIAAAIYRYSAEKEWRTNVARGGTAEQAPITAELEEMALKAAKAVGGGIVGVDLMEDKTRGLVVHEVNNTVEFRGAASVSKSDIPGTMLDYAVRIAKK; this is translated from the coding sequence ATGGTCGAGGTCTGCATCATTTACGACAAGGTGCGATTCGAGGAAAAGGCTCTTTATGAAAAGGCCCAACAAAAAGGGATAAAGGCACAGATCGTAGATGCAAAGTCGGTCGTTGTCAGCACGGAGAGCAAAAAGAAGGACTTTCAGCTTGGCGATGTGATACTGCAGCGCTCCGTGAGCCACTACCGCGGCCTTTACCTCACCGCGTGCCTCGAGTTCCTCGGATTTAGAGTAATCAACAAGTTCAAGGTGGGCGAGACCTGCGGAAACAAACTGCTGACCTCGCTGGTGCTGGCAAAGAGCAGGATCCCCACGCCGCGCACCCAGTTTGCGTTCAGCTCCGAGTCGGCTATCTCGAGCATCCAGAAGACCGGCTTTCCGCTGGTTCTAAAGCCAATCGTCGGCTCGTGGGGCCGCGGCGTCTTCCCGCTGCGCGACGACGAGATGGCAAACGTCATTGTGGAGATGCGCGAAGAAGACGACAACCCGCTTGCAAGAATATATTACATTCAGGAAATGATTGAAAGGCCGCCGCGTGACATCCGCTGCATCGTAGTCGGCGACGAAATAGCCGCTGCCATCTACCGGTACTCTGCAGAAAAGGAATGGCGCACCAACGTGGCAAGGGGCGGGACCGCGGAGCAGGCTCCGATCACCGCTGAACTCGAAGAAATGGCGCTCAAGGCGGCCAAGGCGGTGGGAGGCGGAATAGTCGGCGTCGACCTCATGGAGGACAAGACCCGCGGACTGGTCGTGCATGAAGTAAACAACACCGTGGAGTTTCGCGGCGCTGCTAGCGTTTCAAAGTCGGACATTCCCGGCACCATGCTGGACTACGCGGTGAGGATAGCCAAAAAATAA
- a CDS encoding B12-binding domain-containing protein, translating into MVSRRYTLDEVKRRIIEELKNSGAGLSGVELADKTGINRMTVTKYLDVLHAVGLVGKKKIGSVNVWFIEPGAADLEFPVSYVQAQQKLIAAVFAGNEKQAQRLMTGILTSNVEPVKALTDVIMPAVNTIGELYSVGRLSRSERSYFLNLLGELTDLVKLTAQPRQSSLRNAHAIIVAGSADRGLAAKCAAGALALEGWDTKYLGSVEHEIDPFFDIDFQRFVSKEWADKSGSLVIGIFTSGEGSLRFLCSASRALKGRLKGELRIGIHTTPELLAIGEENGDFAGKDLESFLNWCARQQAR; encoded by the coding sequence ATGGTGAGCCGGCGTTATACGCTTGACGAGGTAAAGCGCAGGATAATCGAAGAGCTAAAGAATTCCGGCGCGGGGCTTTCAGGAGTGGAACTTGCAGACAAGACGGGCATTAACCGGATGACGGTCACAAAATATCTTGATGTCCTGCACGCCGTGGGACTTGTCGGCAAGAAAAAAATCGGGAGCGTCAACGTCTGGTTCATTGAACCGGGCGCAGCGGATCTGGAATTTCCGGTAAGCTACGTGCAGGCGCAGCAAAAGCTAATCGCCGCTGTTTTTGCCGGAAATGAAAAGCAGGCCCAGCGGCTGATGACCGGCATCCTGACCTCCAACGTCGAGCCTGTCAAGGCCCTCACCGACGTGATAATGCCTGCCGTCAACACCATTGGAGAGCTTTACAGCGTCGGAAGGCTTAGCAGGAGTGAGCGCTCTTATTTTCTGAATTTGCTTGGCGAGCTGACCGACCTTGTCAAGCTGACCGCACAGCCGCGTCAGTCCAGCCTGCGAAACGCGCATGCGATAATAGTTGCAGGGTCGGCCGACAGGGGGCTTGCCGCCAAGTGTGCCGCAGGCGCGCTCGCACTCGAGGGCTGGGACACGAAATACCTTGGAAGCGTGGAGCACGAGATTGACCCGTTCTTTGACATTGATTTCCAGCGCTTTGTGTCAAAGGAATGGGCTGACAAGAGCGGCAGCCTCGTAATCGGGATCTTTACGAGTGGCGAGGGCTCGCTGAGGTTTCTTTGCTCGGCGTCAAGGGCTCTCAAGGGCCGGCTCAAGGGCGAGCTGCGAATAGGGATCCACACTACCCCGGAGCTGCTGGCCATAGGCGAGGAAAACGGGGACTTTGCAGGAAAAGACCTAGAGTCTTTCCTGAACTGGTGCGCCAGGCAGCAGGCCCGATGA
- a CDS encoding alpha-aminoadipate/glutamate carrier protein LysW, translating to MKAKVECQECGADIGVPEDAVVGEIVTCPDCGGDFEISAKGNDKVELKPAETVGEDWGQ from the coding sequence TTGAAAGCAAAGGTCGAGTGCCAAGAATGTGGAGCCGACATTGGCGTTCCCGAAGACGCGGTCGTGGGCGAAATTGTCACGTGCCCCGACTGCGGGGGCGACTTTGAAATTTCCGCGAAAGGAAATGACAAGGTCGAGCTAAAGCCGGCAGAAACAGTAGGCGAAGACTGGGGTCAATAA
- a CDS encoding PQQ-dependent sugar dehydrogenase, producing the protein MVAFSFIPIPALASAPEDPVIEDKDFVVQKYMTGICCSPVTIGWVNNGTDMIILQRDTGDVHYARNGVFRPEPVTSETITNVGEQGMLTIATKQNKVYLYFTEADAYRGHALGKRVYSYDWDEAEGKLVNKTLIKDMPQTQTYHNGGEMTFDKNGTLYIIVGDAGRADKLENFANGEPDDTAVVQQLVPPGPYYAMGIRNSFGLTTDPVTGSLWDTENGETCCDEVNIVTPKFNSGWETIMGPANSTHNRNHQPLTQLPTYLDYKYHDPQFTWETCVAPTGLAFPVSAPFAKYNNSLFVGDFNNGNLYRFELNSRRDGFDFHSPQLNDSIANTGESMDEIIFGKGFGNISDVKMGPDGYLYLVSFNEGNIYRIVPAGIALQNTIHADPPLDPIYIIVALLGAGGALAATGVLRTRLNTGRKRIG; encoded by the coding sequence TTGGTTGCATTTTCTTTCATTCCTATCCCCGCACTGGCTTCTGCACCCGAAGACCCGGTGATTGAGGACAAGGATTTTGTGGTCCAAAAATACATGACCGGGATTTGTTGCAGCCCAGTCACGATTGGATGGGTAAATAATGGCACTGACATGATAATCTTGCAACGGGATACCGGCGACGTGCACTATGCTCGAAATGGCGTATTCCGGCCGGAGCCTGTAACAAGTGAGACCATAACAAATGTTGGAGAGCAAGGGATGCTTACAATTGCTACAAAGCAAAACAAGGTCTACCTCTACTTTACCGAAGCCGACGCATATCGGGGTCATGCACTCGGAAAACGTGTATACAGTTACGACTGGGACGAAGCTGAAGGCAAGCTTGTAAACAAGACTCTGATAAAGGACATGCCTCAAACCCAGACGTATCACAACGGGGGAGAAATGACATTTGATAAGAACGGCACTCTATACATAATAGTGGGAGATGCAGGGCGCGCCGATAAGCTCGAAAACTTTGCAAATGGAGAGCCCGATGACACCGCTGTCGTTCAGCAGCTGGTGCCTCCCGGACCTTACTATGCCATGGGGATCAGGAACAGTTTTGGTTTAACCACCGACCCTGTAACTGGCAGTCTCTGGGATACTGAGAACGGTGAAACGTGCTGCGACGAGGTCAATATTGTTACTCCCAAGTTCAATAGCGGGTGGGAAACTATAATGGGGCCGGCAAACAGCACGCACAACAGAAACCATCAACCGTTGACGCAGCTGCCTACCTACCTGGACTACAAGTACCATGATCCGCAGTTTACCTGGGAAACATGCGTTGCCCCGACAGGACTGGCGTTTCCAGTCTCAGCTCCCTTTGCAAAATACAATAACAGTTTGTTTGTTGGAGACTTTAACAACGGCAATCTGTACAGATTTGAGCTAAATTCACGGCGCGACGGCTTTGACTTCCATTCTCCTCAGCTCAACGACTCTATCGCCAATACCGGAGAATCAATGGATGAGATAATATTCGGCAAAGGATTTGGCAATATTAGCGATGTCAAAATGGGACCTGATGGCTATTTGTACCTCGTCTCGTTTAATGAAGGCAACATTTACAGAATAGTACCTGCGGGTATAGCACTGCAGAATACGATACATGCTGACCCGCCCTTAGATCCGATTTACATTATCGTTGCCTTATTGGGGGCAGGAGGAGCTCTGGCTGCCACTGGAGTTTTGAGAACCAGATTAAACACAGGACGCAAAAGAATTGGCTAG
- a CDS encoding [LysW]-aminoadipate/[LysW]-glutamate kinase, with product MIVIKIGGSVVDGLHLSALSDIKAVAEKDKVVFVHGGGKEVTSIATKLGKEQRFIVSPGGVRSRYTDKETAEIYTMVMSGKINKAIVGMLLRQGIRAVGIAGVDGGILKAERKKKLMIINENGRKMMIDGGYTGKISSVDPALVDNLVNTGYVPVISPIALSEDYDFLNVDGDRAAAYVAGGVKADKVIFITNVPGLMLNEKLVTAMTLEQAKDTLPKIGFGMEKKVLACTEAIEMGVKEAIIASGQVERPVSSAIAHQNCTVITPK from the coding sequence ATGATTGTCATAAAGATTGGCGGAAGTGTCGTTGACGGCCTGCACCTGTCAGCGCTTTCCGACATAAAGGCAGTCGCGGAAAAGGACAAGGTCGTGTTTGTGCACGGCGGAGGTAAGGAGGTCACGAGCATTGCGACCAAGCTTGGGAAGGAGCAGAGGTTCATCGTATCGCCCGGCGGCGTTCGCAGCAGGTACACCGACAAGGAGACTGCAGAAATCTACACGATGGTAATGTCGGGCAAAATAAACAAGGCCATCGTTGGCATGCTTTTGCGGCAGGGAATCCGGGCGGTAGGCATCGCCGGGGTTGACGGCGGGATTCTCAAGGCAGAGCGCAAAAAGAAACTCATGATTATCAATGAGAACGGCAGGAAAATGATGATAGACGGTGGCTACACCGGCAAGATAAGTTCAGTCGACCCGGCGCTCGTCGACAACCTTGTAAACACGGGCTACGTGCCGGTAATCTCGCCGATAGCGCTCAGCGAGGACTATGACTTTCTAAACGTTGACGGCGACAGGGCGGCCGCCTATGTTGCCGGCGGGGTCAAGGCCGACAAGGTCATCTTCATTACAAACGTCCCCGGGCTTATGCTAAATGAAAAGCTGGTCACCGCCATGACGCTCGAGCAGGCCAAGGATACGCTCCCAAAGATTGGCTTTGGAATGGAAAAGAAAGTCCTTGCCTGCACCGAGGCCATCGAGATGGGCGTGAAGGAGGCCATTATCGCTTCCGGCCAGGTGGAAAGGCCTGTCTCCTCGGCTATTGCCCACCAGAACTGCACGGTGATAACGCCGAAATGA
- a CDS encoding acetylornithine/succinylornithine family transaminase — MSAEDQYLANLYQRFPVNLARGKGARVWDTSGKEYIDCMGGYGVALVGHCNDRVVSAIKSQADTLITAHMSVYNETRLAFMKKFAEISPPGLSKIFFTNSGAESIEGALKFARKYTGKPGIIAMNGAYHGKTFGALSVTYNEKYRKSFMPLLEGVKFVPYSDPAKLEESIDENTGTVILEPIQGETGIIVPPDDLLPKIREICDRRKLVLIFDEIQAGLGRTGKMWAGQHWNTTPDIMCLAKGIAGGIPMGLIASRPEIMEATKLGEHSSTFGGSPIACAAGHATLQALTEDGLVDNAARMGVLFREGLERLKEKHRIIREVRGKGMMIGVELRFEVKDVLFDGIRQGLLMLYSGRNIIRLLPPLVMDEALVSRAVDIIDSILRKMSIQKGLEPSSRMDKE; from the coding sequence ATGAGTGCCGAAGACCAGTACCTTGCAAACCTCTACCAGCGCTTCCCGGTAAATCTTGCGCGCGGAAAGGGCGCGCGGGTGTGGGACACGTCCGGCAAGGAGTACATCGACTGCATGGGAGGCTACGGCGTCGCGCTTGTGGGCCACTGCAACGACAGGGTCGTCTCTGCAATCAAGAGTCAGGCAGACACGCTGATTACGGCCCACATGTCAGTCTACAACGAAACCCGTCTGGCGTTCATGAAAAAATTTGCCGAGATTTCGCCGCCCGGGCTGTCCAAGATTTTCTTTACAAACAGCGGCGCGGAGTCGATAGAAGGCGCGCTGAAATTTGCCCGCAAGTACACGGGAAAGCCCGGAATCATTGCCATGAACGGCGCCTACCATGGCAAGACGTTCGGTGCGCTCTCGGTCACCTACAATGAAAAATATCGCAAGTCGTTCATGCCCCTGCTTGAAGGAGTCAAGTTCGTCCCGTACAGCGACCCGGCAAAGCTTGAAGAGTCAATCGACGAGAACACCGGAACCGTCATCCTGGAGCCGATACAGGGCGAGACCGGAATCATAGTGCCTCCGGACGACCTTCTTCCGAAAATACGCGAAATCTGCGACAGGCGCAAGCTCGTGCTGATATTTGACGAAATACAGGCGGGCCTTGGAAGGACCGGCAAGATGTGGGCAGGCCAGCACTGGAACACCACGCCGGACATCATGTGCCTTGCAAAGGGCATCGCAGGCGGCATCCCCATGGGCCTTATTGCATCCCGGCCGGAGATAATGGAGGCGACCAAACTAGGCGAACACTCGTCTACCTTTGGCGGAAGCCCCATTGCCTGCGCTGCAGGGCACGCCACGCTCCAAGCGCTGACCGAGGACGGCCTTGTCGACAACGCCGCCAGGATGGGCGTACTGTTCAGGGAAGGGCTGGAGCGACTCAAGGAAAAGCACAGGATAATCCGCGAGGTTCGCGGCAAAGGCATGATGATTGGCGTCGAGCTGCGCTTTGAGGTCAAAGACGTGCTCTTTGACGGAATCCGTCAGGGACTGCTCATGCTGTACTCGGGAAGGAACATAATCAGACTCCTTCCGCCTCTTGTGATGGATGAAGCGTTGGTTTCTCGCGCAGTCGACATAATCGACTCGATCTTGAGAAAAATGTCAATACAGAAGGGACTGGAACCGTCAAGCAGGATGGACAAGGAGTAA